In Calothrix sp. PCC 7507, one DNA window encodes the following:
- a CDS encoding sulfate/molybdate ABC transporter ATP-binding protein has product MGIAIENVSKNFGSFKAVDQVNLDFKTGSLVALLGPSGSGKSTLLRMIAGLEKPDSGEIWLVGENATHKSVQERNIGFLFQHYALFKHLTVRENIGFALELRKAPKHRVKQRADELLDLVQLQGLGDRYPSQLSGGQRQRVALARSLAVQPQILLLDEPFGALDAKVRKELRAWLRRLHEDVNVTTVFVTHDQEEAMEVADEIVVMNKGRVEQVGTTAEIYDHPASPFVMSFIGPVNVLPANSGLSPDNRSVSSTDQVFLRPHDISIQIHAADESAPAKVDHIIHLGWEIRVELLLDLGVRVNAHLSREEFNQLELKTNQRVFVKPKKARVFPAYA; this is encoded by the coding sequence ATGGGTATTGCGATTGAGAACGTTTCTAAGAATTTTGGTTCTTTTAAAGCTGTTGACCAGGTAAATTTAGACTTTAAAACTGGCTCTTTAGTGGCATTATTAGGGCCATCTGGCTCAGGAAAATCGACCTTGCTGCGGATGATTGCGGGTTTAGAAAAGCCTGACTCAGGTGAAATTTGGCTGGTTGGTGAAAATGCTACCCATAAGAGCGTACAAGAACGCAACATTGGATTTCTATTTCAACATTATGCTTTATTTAAGCACTTAACAGTACGTGAAAACATCGGCTTTGCCCTAGAACTCCGCAAGGCGCCTAAACACAGGGTTAAGCAAAGAGCGGATGAACTTCTGGATCTGGTACAGTTGCAAGGACTAGGCGATCGCTATCCTTCACAATTGTCTGGTGGTCAAAGACAAAGGGTGGCATTAGCGCGATCGCTAGCTGTACAACCACAAATCTTGCTGTTAGATGAACCTTTTGGTGCTTTGGATGCCAAAGTCCGCAAAGAACTACGAGCTTGGTTACGGCGTTTGCATGAAGATGTGAATGTGACGACCGTATTTGTTACCCATGACCAAGAAGAAGCAATGGAAGTTGCTGATGAGATTGTGGTCATGAATAAAGGCCGAGTAGAACAAGTAGGCACAACAGCCGAGATTTATGACCATCCAGCATCACCTTTTGTGATGAGCTTTATTGGCCCAGTTAACGTTTTACCTGCTAACTCTGGTCTAAGTCCAGACAATCGTTCTGTCTCTTCCACAGATCAAGTATTTTTACGCCCCCATGATATTTCTATTCAAATCCATGCAGCAGATGAGAGTGCGCCTGCGAAAGTCGACCACATAATTCACCTGGGCTGGGAAATTCGGGTCGAATTACTTTTAGATTTGGGCGTGAGAGTCAATGCTCACCTCAGCCGAGAAGAATTTAATCAACTTGAACTCAAAACAAATCAGCGCGTTTTTGTTAAACCCAAGAAAGCCAGGGTTTTCCCTGCCTATGCTTAG
- a CDS encoding Crp/Fnr family transcriptional regulator, producing MSLYSGVSNQTSKSTKQFFTRRVFLPEQKNHLWKIETGFVRTFTYLEDGTTVALGLWGPGDIVGKALSKLEPYQMECLTKVEATVLPLEEWEQPTETLLAHIQQAEELMVIRSHKKVDTMLIKLLAWLSKKFGSEVEKGRLIDMRLTHEDLAEMLGSTRVTITRVLGQFEQEGLIDRLSLHRIVLREEDIWYYEI from the coding sequence ATGTCTTTATACTCAGGTGTTTCCAATCAAACCAGTAAGAGTACTAAGCAATTTTTTACACGCCGAGTATTTTTACCTGAACAGAAAAATCATCTCTGGAAAATCGAAACAGGTTTTGTACGCACTTTTACTTACCTAGAAGATGGTACCACTGTGGCTCTAGGGTTGTGGGGACCAGGAGATATCGTTGGCAAAGCGTTATCAAAGTTGGAACCATATCAGATGGAGTGCTTAACTAAAGTGGAGGCGACAGTCTTACCACTAGAGGAATGGGAGCAACCTACAGAGACTCTACTCGCTCACATCCAACAGGCTGAAGAATTGATGGTGATTCGTAGCCATAAAAAAGTAGATACTATGCTGATCAAGTTATTAGCATGGCTATCTAAAAAGTTTGGCTCAGAAGTGGAAAAGGGGCGTTTAATCGATATGCGTCTCACTCATGAAGACCTGGCAGAAATGCTAGGTTCAACTCGCGTGACAATTACTCGTGTTCTGGGGCAGTTTGAGCAAGAGGGGTTGATTGACCGTCTCTCTCTACATAGAATTGTATTGCGAGAAGAAGACATTTGGTACTATGAAATTTAG
- a CDS encoding NIL domain-containing protein, with protein sequence MSPNKFAKSDPVYSRILVPQRYYRQPVISRLVSRYGLTVNITAASLVSGSESDGWFDLELSGNPQQLTNSLSYLQGLGVNLVQLAIANHIQPKQHNLSFPHPVGANYQPNPQIPTKSVSLTTQWQAEFQQWITQGQSNRIRLQLCILKTYSQKPIISQLVSRYGLTVNITSALLQPDMQDDGWFDLDLWGRSKQLRSSLSYLEKLGLPIWLDCSSILGDRPSNPEKFL encoded by the coding sequence ATGTCTCCCAATAAATTTGCCAAATCTGACCCAGTTTATAGCCGAATTCTAGTGCCGCAGCGGTATTATCGGCAACCTGTGATTTCCCGTTTAGTGTCTCGCTATGGTTTAACTGTTAACATCACAGCAGCATCTCTGGTATCGGGTAGCGAGAGTGATGGCTGGTTTGATCTAGAACTTTCGGGAAATCCTCAGCAATTGACAAATAGTTTGTCTTACTTGCAAGGATTGGGAGTGAATTTGGTACAACTAGCGATCGCCAACCATATTCAACCCAAACAACACAACTTGTCTTTTCCCCATCCAGTAGGGGCAAATTATCAGCCAAATCCCCAGATTCCTACCAAATCTGTATCACTCACAACTCAATGGCAAGCAGAATTCCAGCAATGGATTACTCAAGGACAAAGCAATCGAATACGCTTACAGTTGTGTATCTTGAAAACCTATTCCCAAAAACCCATAATTTCTCAGTTAGTTTCTCGCTATGGGTTAACAGTTAATATTACCAGCGCTCTACTCCAACCAGATATGCAAGATGATGGCTGGTTTGACTTGGATTTGTGGGGTAGAAGCAAGCAACTCCGCTCCAGCTTGAGTTATTTAGAAAAGCTAGGGCTACCAATTTGGCTCGATTGTTCTAGCATTTTAGGCGATCGCCCCTCTAACCCCGAAAAATTCCTATGA
- a CDS encoding NIL domain-containing protein, whose product MTTDNPLTRKRIRVKIPKDYHQEPVISRLVSDYGLTVNITAAILGANAVGDGWFDLELQGTDAQIQSALTYLHDLDLQVWDESKTGDW is encoded by the coding sequence ATGACTACAGACAACCCACTGACTCGTAAACGAATTCGGGTAAAGATTCCCAAAGACTATCATCAGGAACCCGTGATTTCTCGTCTGGTGTCTGACTACGGACTGACTGTGAACATCACAGCAGCAATTTTGGGCGCTAACGCCGTTGGAGATGGTTGGTTTGATCTGGAACTGCAAGGAACAGATGCACAAATCCAAAGTGCGCTAACCTATCTCCACGACTTAGATTTACAAGTATGGGATGAAAGTAAAACGGGTGATTGGTAA
- the cysW gene encoding sulfate ABC transporter permease subunit CysW, giving the protein MTRDNVIRNRPTQSNPNLPEAKQQKSWVPGLLIAIAVGYLFLVQYIPALNVFVQAFIKGTGPFFANLTRPAFLHAAGLTFTLAVISVPINAVFGLCAAWAIARHKFPGRAIVLSIIDLPFSISPVVAGLMIVLLYGRNGWFGPWLQDHDIQIIFAFPGMVLATAFVSMPFVAREVIPVLEEFGKDQEEAARTLGASDWQIFWRVTLPSIRWGLLYGLILTNARAMGEFGAVSVVSGNIADKTQSLPLFVEDAYKQYETEAAFSAAVLLALLAVVTLVLKEIIERKTRIKDVD; this is encoded by the coding sequence ATGACAAGAGATAACGTAATTCGTAACCGCCCAACTCAGTCAAATCCTAATTTACCTGAAGCCAAACAGCAGAAGAGTTGGGTGCCAGGATTATTAATTGCGATCGCCGTAGGCTATTTATTTCTGGTGCAATATATTCCCGCACTTAACGTTTTTGTTCAAGCGTTTATCAAAGGTACTGGGCCATTTTTTGCTAACTTGACACGCCCCGCCTTTCTCCATGCAGCTGGGCTGACATTCACACTTGCTGTGATATCTGTACCCATAAATGCAGTATTTGGGCTGTGTGCAGCTTGGGCGATCGCTCGCCATAAGTTTCCTGGTCGAGCTATAGTTTTGAGTATCATTGACTTGCCTTTTTCCATCTCGCCTGTAGTCGCTGGATTGATGATTGTGTTGCTTTATGGGCGAAATGGGTGGTTTGGCCCTTGGCTGCAAGATCATGATATTCAAATTATCTTTGCCTTTCCAGGTATGGTACTAGCTACGGCGTTCGTGAGTATGCCCTTTGTCGCTAGAGAAGTGATTCCTGTTTTAGAAGAATTTGGTAAGGATCAAGAAGAAGCAGCCAGAACACTGGGTGCTTCAGATTGGCAGATATTTTGGCGTGTCACCCTACCCAGTATCCGCTGGGGTTTACTCTATGGTTTAATTTTGACCAATGCTAGAGCAATGGGTGAATTTGGAGCGGTTTCTGTGGTATCTGGTAACATTGCTGATAAAACCCAGAGCTTACCACTGTTTGTAGAAGATGCTTATAAACAGTATGAAACCGAAGCAGCTTTCTCTGCGGCTGTGCTGTTAGCGTTGCTAGCAGTAGTAACGTTGGTGTTGAAGGAGATTATCGAACGGAAAACCCGCATTAAAGATGTTGACTAA
- the cysT gene encoding sulfate ABC transporter permease subunit CysT, with amino-acid sequence MTLSSSAQLNQRTPGWKAFLIQLNKIPWTWRITIGYLTFMLFLPISAMFLKASTEPPARFWQIATSEVALATYNVTFVTSAFAALLNGVFGTLIAWVLVRYEFPFKRIIDATVDLPFALPTSVAGLTLATVYSDNGWIGSLLAPLGIKVSFTRVGVAVAMIFISLPFVVRTVQPVLQEMERETEEAAWSLGASQWQTFWKVILPPLFPTILTGVALGFSRAVGEYGSTVIISSNTPFQDLIAPVLIFQRLEQYDYSGATVIGVVLLSISLVLLLAINLLQAWSRRYDKR; translated from the coding sequence ATGACTTTATCTTCTTCTGCACAACTTAACCAGAGAACTCCAGGTTGGAAGGCGTTCTTGATTCAGTTAAATAAGATTCCCTGGACTTGGCGAATCACCATAGGATATCTGACATTCATGTTGTTTTTGCCTATATCGGCGATGTTCCTGAAAGCAAGTACGGAACCCCCGGCTAGGTTTTGGCAAATTGCTACTAGTGAGGTAGCACTGGCAACATACAATGTTACTTTTGTAACTTCGGCATTTGCTGCCCTGCTTAATGGCGTATTTGGGACTCTGATTGCTTGGGTTTTGGTTCGCTATGAATTTCCGTTTAAACGCATCATTGATGCCACTGTAGATTTACCTTTTGCGTTGCCCACTTCAGTTGCGGGGCTAACGCTAGCAACGGTTTATAGTGATAATGGTTGGATTGGTTCATTGCTAGCACCGCTGGGAATTAAAGTATCTTTTACCCGTGTGGGTGTAGCGGTAGCAATGATATTTATCTCCCTACCGTTTGTGGTGCGGACAGTGCAGCCTGTGCTTCAGGAGATGGAACGGGAAACTGAAGAGGCGGCTTGGTCTTTGGGTGCCAGTCAATGGCAAACTTTTTGGAAAGTAATTTTGCCACCTTTATTTCCGACGATTTTGACTGGTGTAGCTTTGGGTTTCTCCCGTGCAGTTGGGGAATATGGCTCAACTGTAATTATCTCTTCTAATACGCCGTTTCAAGATTTGATCGCACCTGTGCTGATTTTCCAGCGATTAGAACAGTATGACTATTCCGGCGCGACTGTCATCGGTGTAGTTCTACTATCAATCTCGTTGGTGCTGCTTTTGGCAATTAATTTATTACAAGCGTGGTCAAGAAGATATGACAAGAGATAA
- a CDS encoding sulfate ABC transporter substrate-binding protein, translating into MNFWQRPLKRSQLITERITHRFRLNSLKGFVSLFLVGTVLSVALAACSGGNGGNSSTETPAASPAAANKQNVELTLVSFAVTKAAHEAIIPKFIDKWKQEHNQTITFKQSYGGSGSQTRAVIDGLEADVVHLALAGDTQKIEKAGLIQPGWEKEVPNDGIVSKSVAALITRPGNPKGIKTWTDLQKDGVKLITADPKTSGIAKWNFLALWNSVIKTGGDDTKATAFVTKVYNNVPILTKDAREATDTFAKQGQGDALINYENEIILAQQKGQKVEYVIPDVNISIDNPIAVVDKNVDKHGTREVAEAFVKFLYTPEAQQEFVKLGFRTVDETLAQSKEVADKFPKVKTLGTVKDFGGWDAIDKKFFADGGVFDKIQAQKKR; encoded by the coding sequence ATGAATTTTTGGCAGCGCCCCCTGAAGCGATCGCAATTAATCACTGAGCGGATCACACATCGGTTCAGGCTCAATTCGCTCAAAGGCTTTGTATCACTCTTTTTGGTAGGGACAGTCTTGAGTGTGGCGCTAGCAGCCTGCTCCGGTGGGAACGGAGGTAATTCTAGCACTGAAACCCCAGCAGCTAGTCCGGCGGCTGCCAACAAACAAAATGTGGAACTAACACTAGTTTCTTTTGCAGTCACCAAAGCAGCTCACGAAGCCATTATTCCCAAGTTTATAGACAAGTGGAAGCAAGAACATAACCAAACTATCACCTTCAAGCAAAGCTATGGCGGTTCTGGTTCTCAAACTCGTGCTGTCATTGATGGTTTAGAAGCAGATGTTGTCCACTTAGCACTAGCTGGAGATACCCAAAAGATTGAGAAAGCAGGACTAATTCAGCCTGGATGGGAGAAAGAAGTTCCTAACGACGGCATTGTTTCTAAATCGGTAGCAGCATTAATTACTCGCCCAGGAAACCCTAAAGGTATCAAAACCTGGACAGATTTACAAAAAGACGGAGTCAAACTGATTACCGCCGATCCCAAAACTTCCGGGATTGCCAAGTGGAATTTCCTAGCGCTGTGGAATTCTGTGATTAAAACTGGTGGCGATGATACTAAAGCCACTGCATTTGTGACCAAAGTTTATAACAATGTACCAATCCTAACCAAGGATGCCCGTGAAGCCACGGATACATTCGCCAAGCAGGGTCAAGGAGATGCCTTGATCAACTATGAAAACGAAATTATCTTGGCACAACAAAAGGGACAAAAAGTTGAGTATGTCATTCCTGATGTGAATATCTCAATTGACAATCCCATTGCTGTAGTAGACAAAAACGTCGATAAGCACGGCACTCGTGAGGTTGCAGAAGCCTTTGTCAAATTCCTCTACACTCCAGAAGCACAACAAGAGTTTGTCAAATTGGGATTCCGAACTGTGGATGAGACATTAGCCCAATCCAAGGAAGTTGCGGATAAATTTCCCAAGGTAAAAACTCTGGGTACAGTCAAAGACTTTGGTGGTTGGGACGCCATAGACAAGAAGTTTTTTGCAGATGGGGGCGTTTTTGATAAGATTCAAGCCCAGAAAAAGCGGTAA
- a CDS encoding sulfate ABC transporter substrate-binding protein, which yields MTHQAPNKPKFIQVVNSQVLRTVQQLSTQFKASSTQTSALLLAAGLGLSTLLPVYATTTASQAESVKQKTQLISQKGSKEITLVSYAVTKAAYEKIIPQFVAKWKKDKGQDVVIRESYGGSGSQTRAVIDGLSADVVALALALDTKKIEQAGLIKPGWEKKLPNNSIVTHSVVALETRAGNPKKIKTWADLTKPGIKIVTANPKTSGGARWNFLALWGAIAKNGGNDAKALDYVTQVFKNVAVLPKDARESSDVFYKKGQGDVLLNYENEVILAAQQGKTDTSYEVPGVNISIDAPVAVVDKNVDKHGTREVSEAFVKFLFTPEAQREFAKVGFRPVNSTVAKEVGSKFPKISKLYTVGDLGGWDGVQKKFFDDGAIFDKIQSGKR from the coding sequence ATGACACACCAAGCACCAAATAAGCCGAAATTTATCCAAGTGGTAAATTCACAAGTTTTAAGAACAGTGCAGCAACTATCAACACAGTTCAAAGCTTCTTCAACGCAAACCTCAGCTTTACTATTAGCAGCGGGCTTAGGCTTAAGCACTTTGCTTCCTGTTTATGCAACAACTACAGCTTCACAAGCTGAGTCTGTTAAGCAGAAAACTCAACTCATTAGCCAAAAAGGCAGCAAAGAAATCACCTTGGTTTCTTATGCTGTGACGAAAGCTGCTTATGAGAAAATCATTCCCCAGTTTGTGGCTAAGTGGAAGAAAGACAAAGGACAAGATGTAGTGATTCGGGAGAGCTATGGTGGTTCTGGCTCTCAAACCCGTGCAGTGATTGATGGGTTATCAGCAGATGTTGTAGCACTAGCACTGGCGTTAGATACAAAAAAAATTGAACAAGCAGGCTTGATTAAGCCAGGTTGGGAGAAAAAACTGCCGAATAACTCAATCGTTACTCACTCAGTGGTTGCTCTAGAAACCCGTGCAGGTAATCCGAAAAAGATTAAAACTTGGGCAGATTTAACCAAACCAGGAATTAAGATTGTCACCGCCAACCCCAAGACTTCTGGTGGTGCGAGGTGGAATTTCTTGGCTTTGTGGGGTGCGATCGCTAAAAATGGTGGTAATGATGCCAAAGCACTAGACTACGTTACCCAAGTCTTTAAGAACGTTGCGGTGTTACCCAAAGATGCACGGGAATCTAGCGATGTCTTCTACAAAAAAGGTCAGGGAGACGTGCTGCTGAACTACGAAAACGAAGTCATCTTAGCCGCACAACAAGGAAAGACAGACACATCTTACGAAGTTCCCGGAGTCAACATTTCCATAGATGCTCCAGTAGCAGTTGTGGATAAGAATGTCGATAAGCACGGTACTCGCGAAGTTTCCGAAGCTTTCGTCAAGTTCTTGTTCACTCCAGAAGCACAACGCGAGTTTGCTAAAGTTGGTTTTCGACCAGTTAATTCCACTGTGGCAAAAGAAGTAGGAAGTAAATTCCCCAAAATCTCCAAACTTTATACAGTCGGAGACTTAGGCGGCTGGGATGGTGTGCAGAAAAAATTCTTTGATGATGGTGCAATCTTTGACAAAATTCAAAGTGGAAAACGCTAA
- a CDS encoding sulfate ABC transporter substrate-binding protein: protein MKYFPPEKLKFLKLANSEILGFVSQLFLPLKPTSTKTSALLMVAGVGLSLGIPNGAIANTSPTLQSQQKTLLISQKSNNVQLNLVSFSVTQAAYEKIIPQFVAKWKREKGQDVVFKQSYGASGSQAQAVINGLEADVVGLSLALDVKTIQDAGLIEAGWDRELPNGSIVTRSVVALETRPGNPKNIQTWADLAKPGIKVITPHPKTSGLGRWNFLTLWGTVTQIGGSENKAREYVSQVYKNSPILPKSAREATETFFKKGQGDVLINYENEVIWAKQTGQGASSYVIPKLNLSIDNPVAIVDKNVNKHGTREVAEAFAEFLFTPEAQREFTKVGFRPVDQTVAREVEKQFPKVDRLFSVVDLGGWNRVQKKFFDNKAIFDQIQSSKR, encoded by the coding sequence ATGAAATATTTTCCACCCGAAAAGCTGAAATTCCTCAAATTGGCTAATTCAGAAATTTTAGGTTTTGTCAGTCAACTATTTCTACCCTTGAAACCGACTTCAACAAAGACATCTGCTTTACTGATGGTAGCAGGCGTTGGTTTAAGTTTGGGTATTCCTAATGGTGCGATCGCTAATACCTCTCCAACTCTACAATCTCAGCAAAAGACTCTACTAATTAGCCAAAAGTCTAATAATGTCCAGTTGAACTTAGTTTCTTTTTCCGTAACGCAAGCCGCCTACGAAAAAATCATTCCTCAGTTTGTAGCGAAATGGAAGCGAGAAAAAGGTCAGGATGTAGTTTTTAAGCAAAGCTATGGTGCTTCTGGTTCCCAGGCTCAAGCTGTAATTAATGGGTTAGAAGCTGATGTAGTTGGTTTGTCTTTGGCCCTAGATGTCAAAACAATTCAGGACGCAGGTTTGATTGAGGCTGGATGGGATCGAGAACTGCCAAATGGAAGTATAGTCACTCGTTCAGTAGTGGCCTTAGAAACCCGTCCCGGTAATCCGAAAAATATCCAGACTTGGGCTGATTTAGCGAAACCAGGAATCAAAGTAATTACACCCCACCCTAAAACTTCTGGACTGGGGCGATGGAATTTTCTCACTTTGTGGGGAACAGTGACTCAGATAGGTGGTAGCGAAAACAAAGCCCGCGAATACGTCAGCCAAGTTTACAAAAATTCTCCCATTTTACCCAAAAGCGCCCGGGAAGCCACCGAGACTTTTTTCAAGAAAGGTCAAGGAGATGTATTGATTAATTATGAAAATGAGGTAATTTGGGCAAAACAAACAGGTCAGGGAGCTTCTTCTTACGTGATTCCTAAGCTCAACCTCTCTATTGATAACCCAGTTGCAATAGTTGATAAGAATGTCAATAAGCACGGTACGCGCGAGGTGGCTGAAGCGTTTGCCGAGTTCCTGTTCACCCCGGAAGCGCAACGAGAATTTACTAAAGTTGGGTTTAGACCAGTTGACCAAACTGTGGCTCGTGAAGTTGAAAAGCAGTTTCCTAAAGTTGATCGGCTGTTTTCAGTTGTAGATTTAGGAGGCTGGAATAGAGTGCAAAAAAAATTCTTTGACAATAAGGCAATTTTCGATCAGATTCAAAGTAGCAAACGTTAA
- a CDS encoding sulfite exporter TauE/SafE family protein: MDTIQLFILIIIFFLTSVISVITGSTSLITVPAMLQLSIEPRTALATNMMALTFMSVGGTLPFIGKRAIDSSRVPLLIVLTFLGSIIGALLVLVVPVKSMPLIISILMIIVATFSITNRNAGIVSPTKTPSLIAETSGYVATFVLGIYGGFFSGGYVTMLTAAYVSFFRMTFVGAIANTKFINIFSSLVATIIFITRGIVDYKLGIMLSITMFIGGIVGSRVALKLSNIWLRRIFLTTVITLAFKTLLDFVAR, from the coding sequence ATGGATACTATTCAACTATTCATACTTATCATCATTTTTTTTCTCACAAGCGTTATCAGCGTCATTACAGGAAGTACTTCCCTGATTACCGTTCCAGCGATGTTGCAATTGAGTATTGAACCACGCACTGCTCTTGCAACCAATATGATGGCATTAACTTTTATGAGTGTAGGAGGTACATTACCTTTTATTGGTAAAAGAGCAATTGATAGCAGTCGTGTGCCTCTACTGATTGTCCTCACGTTTTTAGGCTCAATTATTGGCGCGTTACTTGTTCTAGTTGTGCCTGTAAAATCAATGCCTCTGATTATCTCAATTTTGATGATTATAGTTGCCACATTTTCAATTACTAATCGTAATGCTGGAATAGTTTCACCGACAAAAACACCATCACTAATAGCAGAAACATCTGGATACGTGGCAACTTTTGTACTTGGTATTTATGGAGGTTTCTTTAGCGGTGGCTACGTCACAATGCTCACAGCAGCCTATGTTTCATTTTTTCGCATGACTTTTGTTGGAGCAATAGCAAACACAAAGTTTATCAATATCTTTTCTTCGTTGGTTGCGACTATCATCTTTATTACACGTGGGATAGTCGATTATAAATTAGGTATTATGCTGAGTATTACTATGTTCATCGGTGGCATTGTTGGCTCAAGAGTCGCCCTTAAACTTAGCAATATCTGGTTGCGGCGGATTTTTCTGACTACAGTGATTACTCTAGCGTTTAAGACTTTGCTTGACTTTGTGGCACGCTAA